In Synchiropus splendidus isolate RoL2022-P1 chromosome 15, RoL_Sspl_1.0, whole genome shotgun sequence, the genomic stretch CCAGATTAAAAGTTTGCAGTCATCATCCAAATGATACTTTATAGTCACATGTTgccatattttaaatgtttaaatgctGTATTATCAGGCTGAATTTATGTTCGCAAACCTGCTGATTTtgtccttgtgtgtgtcaggtttGACATGTGCCTTCGGGAACCTCTCCTTTTGAATTGCTGCTTTTTGTTGTGTCGTGGTGATGTTCGACCGATGGACCTGGTCTCCGTGACGACAAGTCCCGGTCCTTCTAGCAACAGTCACCCAGCAGGACCTCGGAgactgttttcatttctctctgttGCCTGGGGATTTGTTTCTGATGTGGATATTGAAAGTGAAAGGTGGGTGGAACCTTTTTAAATATGTGATGCTCCCAATGCAACATTCACCAATCGCCACTTCATTCTTGTCAGGTATCGGGGCTTGGGCTCCGCTCGCTTTACTCTGGGCACGCTGGTGCGCATCGCTTCACTTCGGTCCTACAAGGGTCGACTGTCCTACCTACCTCCTCCTGTGGCCACCTCATCACCAGATGCCACACCTCCTCTGCCGAGGAGACCCTTGTCCCGTAGTATCACTGAAGGTCTGGAAGGTTTCTGCAGAACTCCCATCCACCGCACTTGCTCTGACATGGGCATCAGTGAACAAAGGAGTTTACGAAGGGGTGAAGGAGAGCGTGAAAAAGAGGAGcggcagagagaaagagagagaagacgggagagagtcagaggaggaggaactgGGGTGGTGAGGGCCAGCAGCTTGAtggaagacagagagagggaaaggGAAGGGGAGGCAGAGATGGAAGCTGAAGAGGAACAAGCTGGGACCTGTTCTGAGAGGTCCGGTACAAGTTCTGAGTCAACAGAAAGGGAGGAATGCGGCATGGAAAGGGAAGGCATGTTGGATGGAATCAGGGATGAACCTGAAGATGACTTGGAAGAAGAGTTGAGAAAGGATGGCAAGCTCCAAAAAGGATCTGATGAAGGAGAAGCATTAATGCCTTCAACAGAGTGTTTCAATTACCAGGATGGTCTTCAGGAATATCGGCATTCCTTGAGAAAGAATTCGGCTCCCTCCAGTCAGATAGTCAACACGCTTTACAGCCAGGAGGTGGATGTGGGATCCGACACCACGTACAGGGTGGAGGAAGTGGACCTGAATGGAAGTTACTACCAGAAAGAGGCCTACCCTGTAGATGTTGCACGGGAAAGGGCTCTCACCATTTCTTCTCCCTTTCGGCACTCTCCCTTTGCCTACAAACCCCGAAATGTCGatcaaaaccaaaacacatccCGGCCTAGGCCCATCTCACTGCTCCAGCACTCCCACTCGAACTCCCTCCCTCCAAAGCTCCCatccctctctctgtcacttTCTCCTAcgcctccttcttctccatcttGTGCCTCTCCACACTCCTCATCCTACCTCGCGCCACGTCCCAACACCCCTGGTTCCTCCTCACCCTCGTCATCTTTACGCACACCATCCTCATCTTTTAACTTTGACATTGCAGAGCCAGCAGGACCCCACAAGAACCGTCCTTTATTCTCACTGCCTTTAAATCTCCCAAATGATGACTTGTTGCCCCCGCTTGAGCAGCCTCTCCCCACCAGAGACTGGGTGACCATAGAGGGGGACTTTGTCCTGGTCTTGGCCCTTTATCAGAGCCaccttggagctgacttacatgcTGCACCACAGGCCAGGTTTGATGACGGGCTGATCCACCTGACCTTTGTCCGGGCGGGAATATCCAGGGCCACTTTACTCAGACTGTTTTTTGCCATGGAGAGAGGAACTCACCACACTGTCAGCTCACCCTACGTGAGCCACGTTGCCTGCAGGGCCTTCAGGCTACAGCCTCTGTCCACACGGGGGACACTCACGGTGGACGGAGAACTGGTGCCTTATGGGCCACTTCAAGCACAGGTCAGAATAAGGGGCGCAAGCACCACAAACAAAAACGTCAAACAACTCACTTTGTGTTTATTCTAATGTGGTTTCTTTATTCATCTCCTGCCTTTCTTCACAGGTTCATCCTTCACTGGCCCGCCTCATTGTTGGTGATTCTGGAGTGAAGATAACCAGATTCTAATCAGGGATTGGTCCAGCTCATTGACAGCACTCTACTGAATTATGTAATCTGTTGCCATGTTTACTTTGGAGAATCAACGACTTAAAATAGGCTGGAATGCAGAAACTGCTCTCCAGAGGTTTAATATAAAGGGATAACCCACCGAGCCACACGTCATTGGAGCAGGGCCGCAGGGATTAATCtgaaaatggatgaaaatgCGCCTGATTGCACAGCTGTTGGATTACGCTCAGCGTAGCCTGAAGCATGAACACTGCACAGCCTGGGATAACAAGAGGGAAGAAACTATTGAATGTTTGCATTTTGGGCAGACGGCGCATGTGTTGTATGTGTACATGGACGCATGCATGCCAAGATCTGTTTTGCCTTATTGTGAGTTTGAGGGAATCAGTGCTGACAATGTTAAATTATTTCTGATCACATACCATTTTTCCATATGATTTTGACCatacctgtaaaaaaaaatctcaaattatAATGCCTTATCTGCCATTGGAGCGTGTAGTTTAATAGTTTCTAATCGCGACACTACCGCTAGATTATTTATTGTGAACTTCCCAGCAGTGTCTGTGTTAGGCTACTGTCAAGATCACTTTTATCACTGAGGGCACTACCTATCACTGAAGCGGCAGAAGAGAATGTGGATGCAAGTAAAGTAACAAAAAATTTGTATGCACGTGGTTGAGTGAACCAGAGCAATGATACTGTTGAACGGTGATCATTACTGACATTTTTACATAATCTTGGTTTTCTTGGCCAGTAGATGCACAATGACGATGTCAGACATAGTACACTTTGCAACATGTTGAACATGTAAAGTCAAAACCAATCAGTTGCCAGTGAGTTTAGAATGTTTACGCTCCTCTACATTCGTCATTAGCTTGCCTGCTGCAGACATCCACCATGAAACCACGTGTCTGTTGTCCTGTGTGTTTTGCACCAGTAAGATGAAGCGGCACAGGATTCACAACACTAGACTGCTGCAATACTTTGATGCGTCTTATGAATATAAGTGTTTTGTCATAGGAAATAACATGCTAGATGAAGGCTTTTATTACACAATTATAAGGgattgcattttgtgttttgaataAAAGGCCAAAATAAAGAAGGGGAAACATGTTGATTGAAGTTTGACTGTGAATAAGAGCTCAATGGAGATAATGTGAGAAATAAACCAGCAATGCTTTCAGCAAAAAGCTTATTTCCACTGAACAAATCATCCATGGAGTgaattcaaatattccaacttGGAGAGTTGCTTATTTATTAGTACAATAATCTGCTGATCTTCTTGGTTGTAATGGATTTATAAGAGCATGTGCAGCTCCTCAATCAATGAGATTGTGTCAGACCTGCTTGAGTCGCCACCGTACTGTACGTATGTCTTGGTCATGCCTGGATTATTAATGCCTTTGTATTATAAGCCTGTGCATTCTggctgatgatgatgttcaAACATGAAGACACAAAATTGAGTAAAGTCACTTTGCTCAaatgcttctttctttttttgttccagtGAATGGTTTTCATTAAGTATTCTCGTTGTACTTCTCGTTGTAGTATGTGTGAGTCCTTTTAATTTTAAGGAGGgacatatatttttgaaatttgAAGTAATTGTAGTAAGTAAATATTACAAATGTGTCATCAATTAATACGCCATATTTAATTATGAATACAGATATCTATGAAGTCTATCACACAACTCtcaaaatatagtttccagAAGCCTCAAAATGTATTCAGCAATGACAATATAGTCACATTACGCTGAACCATGTATTATAGATAAGATGTGTTTACTGCAGtgggtttgttttgaaaaacaagtgaCCGGAAGTTACTAGAAAGCGAGCCAGCGCTTCCGTGTCGCCACCTTCTTTGTCTCCGGCCCTCCGACACTCGCCGTTGTCTGTATTTTCCTTTGCCGTGGGGATATATTTCAACATATATCCATCATTTCTATATTGAATGACAGTCGACTCTGAAATATTTATGCCTAAAAATAAAGCACCAAAAATGGATGACCTGGACTACAGTAAGTATGGCTAGCTTTGGTTAGCTTAATAGCTAGTAGCTCAGATATGTCAAAGTTATTTCTGATATTCATGTAATCATTCTGGCTTATTTTCTAGTTTGTATGTGACTATTTTGGTCTAAGTCTTTGTGGTCAGCGTGAGACACTCTGGCACGTAGGGTTATGTTCTGACGGACGATTAATATTGATCGGTAGCTAATGTTTCAGCTAACCTCGATGGACATTTAACTCATTGCGTGCCACGGTTACGTGCCGGTCGGTTTTGTACGTCTTGTCGTGTCTTGTTTGAATGAAACTAAACGTACGGACTCCAAGACTGGTCTCTCCGTTGTTGGGATGCAGGGGTCTCGGCGGTGGGCGTGGTGCATACAGTATGTAGTGTGTGTTGTGCAGGGTTCACTTCGGTCCTGTTGGGAAAGGACATTTCTTCATTGTGGGTTGAAAGACTGAGTCACTGCTCAAAATGCTCTCTAATATAGTTGTCAAATATAAAGCATCTGTTCCAAATTGAACATTTTTGCGGTTTTATCACGAGTGTCCCTCCACCATTTGGAATCATCCCTTTAAGTACCAAGTGTTATAttaatttatcatatttttaggAGGCTATCGAGTTTATGTTTGACAATTGCGCTGAGGTTTTAGCACTTGTTGATCCATAAACTGcaaatgagctgagccagaatcTTAAGTGCTCAATTTTACCTCAACAAGCCTGAATGAATAAGGTCAGTGGAGGTCAATTGTGGTTCTCAGGCTCCTGAAAGAATGATTATTGAGATTGGTCATTCAGCTCTCTACAAATCACTTGAAGCCTGCACTTTCAAGTTGAACATCCAGACAAGTCAGTCAGCCTTATCTCATTTGTTCTTCACATCACTTGTATATTAGGTTGTCATTGTGGTTGTTTTTGTCACTGCAACTAAATTATTAGTTTAAACTTATGAAGGAAAAAACAGTGTCCAATGTGCTTCAATCCATCCTTGACCTTATTTCTCCGACACATAATGTGATGCTGGCCAGATCTTTCAAGGTTGTTTTAGTATTGTTGACATCAAGTCTGGTTAGTCTGTTTTTAGAATGATGACTCATGCTCAGTTAGCCACACCTCCTTGACCTGTCTGGTatggtaatgtttttttttttatgcaactAGCCGTAGTAACACAGctatttgtttctctctctgcagtcCCAGTAGACCTGAGCCCAGAAGAGCGCTCTGAGCTGGAGGACATCCGTCGCAGAAAAGGCGTCCTGCTGCAGGAGATCCAGAGGCTCAGAGAGGAATTGCGAGAGGCCATTTTAGAGGTGGAGGGGCTGGAGAATAGCACAGAGGGGAGGTGAGACACTGATTTTTGCAGCATTTTATTAATTAACTCATAAAGGCCTGAGAGTGATCTTAAAGATGTGGATGGCATTGAAGTTTCTCCATTCCTCTTCTTTTGCATTGTCCtccataatttatttttattcaactaTATCACAGCAATAATAGTCCCCACAAAAACTTACCCAGCTCAAAAAGAGACTTATATTTTACAGTAAATATCTGACTTAtcttaggggcttttcacactgtggattCTGTCTCGTGTGGCCTGAGTTTGATTCACCCCCAcgaaacatgaaagagtgttgtcatgtttatttaataaaaaaataaagtaaaagtaaataaaatagcaGAAATAAGCTGCGCACTagggagcgtcttgatttatccatgcCGCTCGCACAacaagttgaacaaagtgagagagattactgtcGATTGAGTAGATATCCAGATgtcaaaatgatcaatgaatagtctggtaatcttcagtaacttcagaAAAGCCAGCATCTTTCCTCCCTGCTGTTCTCCTCAGGGAAGCAGCAGTTGCAACAGCACAGCAACAGATCCTAGCATTATTAATTTATGTCTAAATCGGTCTGTcactcagatgtttatcagcctgataaaggcgaaaacacttCAGTCCCGGACTGCTGCACAGTGCCCCCGTCCCCCGGCACCAGTGACCCGCAACTGTGGCTGCACGCCTCTGTGTACTGGGAGTTtgcgaagttgtttttgaacaatgttgtccacccagacagcATTCAGACCCTTTACTACTCCTCATTCATCGTGTTTGtactgtacacgtagtttccagctTCTGAGTCGACTGAggcaagaacctaacctcagtttcctgagacaaggtgcagctctccagccgggatcaagtccacagccaaaacccgactcgcttgtgttcacatgtcagacttttgagccgaacatACTTTGTTGCAAGACAGAGTGTGCTGTGTGAAACGTCCCTTAAGCTTGAGCCAGTGTTCTTCACCACTGTGggcattttaacatttttagctCACAACAAAACCCATTTATCTTTTTGATTTGATTTCATTGTCTGAGTCATCATCCTGGAGCAGTGGTGGTACAGCATTCGGAGTGAGAGTTTGTTTCTACCTTTACATCAGAAACCTGCTATTTCACACTTTCTGGCTATGTCATGAACTGCGAGTAAATGTTATGTGGAAATGGACAGAAGTGAGGACCTTTCCTTGAAATGGTGAGGTTCTCCGTTCTGTGTCAGGCACTATGACGATGCCTGCAGCTtctccatgctgctgctgatcatAATGTTATAACATCAATCATTTAATTCATTAGTTATCCCATTACATTTCTCCCTTCTGCAGCAAAACTTTACAGAAAAGTCGGCATGTTGCAATGGGGAGGAAAAAATTCAACATGGACCCCAAGAAGGTACAAATCAGAACCGCTTTTTTGCAGTTTGACTGTACTGTTTGTCTGCTCTGCTGAAATGTATACTGCTCCTTGTTTGGCTTCAGGGCATCGTGTTTCTCGTGGAGAACGAGTTGCTGAGACACACATCGGAGGACATTGCTCAGTTCCTCTACAAAGGAGAAGGCTTGAACAAGACTGCTATAGGAGATTATCTCGGAGAAAGGTGCTGAGACTATCACTTTTGTTGTTTCAAGTCTGAATGGTCAATGATTCCAAgaccttgtttttctgctgcaGGGATGACTTCAACATTAAAGTTCTTCAGTCTTTTGTCGACCTTCACGAGTTTACTGATCTCAATCTTGTCCAGGCCCTCAGGTAAATTCAAATAATGAGCCTTGTTGTCAAAAGTATTGTTACGAACCATAATGTGAacattgatattattattatttatgtttcacaATTTAATTGAATAATATGTTCATCTGCGATTCGCAGAGTCCTGATAGCCAATCAGAGTGTGATTAACTTACTATATATCAACCACTTCCCTCCTATAATTTTGACACGAATTCACAGATTTTCTGTAGTTTATGATTCTGTAACCTGAAGGAGCTGATGTTATTACCTCCTCTAGGTGTCAGTAGAGAGCTCTCATGGTCAACACAACCTAATTCCAGCCAATATATCAAATGGACCACTTGTCTTTAGCCGTACCTTGTCCCACTTCTCAACTGCCAGTAAAAGTAAAATTAATAACAAAACTGAAAGTTTTTCAAATCtgtataatgtaaaaaaaaacaattagtGAGATAGCCTTATTTTTAAAGCTTAAATAGCAGCATCTTCATGTTCAgtaatgaaatgtaaaacaataaaatgcatgAGCAGATTAACCCATCCAAAATGTAAGCTTCAAAATGTGAACTCcgatttcatgttttgtttttttttgcagtcaGTAGTTGAATACTGGCATGCTTGACAGCAGCTCCCTCTttcatcaactgctcgtccatcAATATGAACACTAGTTCATGGGAAAGAGAGGTAGTTTTTGGCAAACATGGCAAGGTCAGAAAAACAACACCGCGTTTGCAGGCACAGCCTCCCACAGACGTTTATTTTTCGTTTTATGGTTTGGCAATTTGGTCAGATTGCTGAGTGCTTTGGGGTGTCTTACCCGCACAGGTAATTGTTTTTCCTTCTAAGATTTAGTATCAGTTACGTTTGTACGTGCACTGTCCATTGACTCCTCATAATTAATGACAGGTTCCGAAGTGTCTACTCTGCCTGATCAAAgttgatttaaaatgtatgagTCACTGTAGTTGATGACCTGAACAACTGACCACTTTTGTCCACCACTATATGTGGGATTATGAGTTAAGGAAATAATTTCTGATTTCCAAAACTCATAtttccatttgtttcctggTGATATCACAacctcctcttctgctgcagaCAATTTTTGTGGAGCTTCCGCTTGCCTGGTGAAGCTCAGAAGattgacagaatgatggaggcCTTCGCTCAGAGATACTGCCACTGCAACCCAGGCGTCTTCCAGAGCACTGGTAAATATTGGAagttggatgtttttttttttgttttttttttaacttggggTTTAAACTGCAGCTAGTGCTTCAACAACTCTAGACTATAATAAGACTGAATGTAAGCTACAAAACAATGAATGTTTTCCTAGATACATGTTACGTGCTGTCGTTCGCCATCATCATGTTGAATACCAGCCTCCATAACCCCAATGTGAGAGACAAGCCAGGCGTGGACCGTTTCATCTCCATGAACCGAGGCATCAATGAGGGTGGGGATCTGCCAGAGGAGCTGCTCAGAGTATGCTGAGTTTTGTTGGCTTTAAGTTGAGTGTTTCGCTGTTCAAATTGTCTGATCAGTGGTGCGTCTATATTGAAGAACCTATATGACAGCATCAAAAACGAGCCATTCAAGATCCCAGAAGATGATGGCAACgacctcacacacaccttcttcAATCCAGACAGAGAGGGTTGGCTCCTTAAACTTGGTGAGATCATCACATGACAGTCTTGATCTTAATAATCAAAACATTTTGATGGTTGTGGTGACGGTGGTGTGTTCTGTACTACTTGTTGTTCTACGGTGGAGATGCTGTCTGAGTCTTCTCCATGAGACCAGACTCACTTTCTTGTGTGATCTCAAATCTGTTCTGCATGGCAGGGCTTTTGATCTCAAGTGTGACTAATATGATCTCCCCTTCCCCTACATTTTGGATTTCTCTTACCCACTGGCTTCTTCTAAATCCTCCACCTGCTTCTTCCCTGTGAtttctgccctctgctgctgctgttgttttctcAGGAGGTATGTAACAACCGGCGTAGTTCCAGTTAGAGTTGTAGCATTGATTGTAGAGGAGTTTCTCTTAATATAAATCCTcgtgtcatttcctgtttgctCTCCGTTTGTTTCAGGGGGACGTGTGAAAACCTGGAAGAGACGGTGGTTCATTCTGACGGACAACTGCCTTTATTACTTTGAATACACCACAGTGAGTCTGCAACAGCCTCTCTCGTGCTTAAACTTTGCAGTTTTGATAGATGATAGAAGAGATATTCTCGTTTCATTTTAAAGGACAAGGAACCCAGAGGTATCATCCCCTTGGAAAACCTCAGCATTCGTGAAGTGGAAGATCCGAGGAAGCCTGTGAGTTGACACTTGTTCCATTTGTAAAATCAACATAAGAAAAAATAGGTGATAATATGTGGAGTatggaaaaatatatgaatgatgtcaagttatttcaaataaattaagATTTATCCTAGCTACACTTCTAGCTTGTATCAAATCATACTGAAACAAATGACATCTTAAAGGCCTCTTCATTAACTTCATTTGAAATTTTTTCACCTGGATGTGTACTGTACTGTAACTTGAGGGTCTTGTCCCACAGAACTGCTTTGAGCTGTACATCCCCAACAACCGCGGTCAGCTGATCAAGGCATGTAAGACGGAAGCGGACGGACGAGTGGTGGAGGGCAACCACATGGTGTATCGCATCTCAGCCCCCACTCCTGAGGAGAAGGATGAGTGGATTCACAGCATCAAGTAGGTGTTTACTTGCACACATGCAAGTCTTTGAACATCATTGTGGTTTTGCTACCTCTTCTGATTGACCTTCATCTTTCCAGATCTGCTGTCAGTGTCGACCCCTTCTATGAAATGCTCGCTGCCCGTAAGAAACGTATATctctgaagaagaaggaagaacaACCATAGATGCTTCCAGATAATTATCTTTCCCCATTATCTTTATCTCCTCCCTGAACTGGGAGGCAAATATTTCTCCCTGCTGATGTATCTCCATACATTTCCTGAAGTGCGTCCTGTTTCTCATGAACAGACTATTTTCTTTCTAGTTAATGGACCTTAAAACGTCTCATTCGTGCTGGAGAAACTCACCTGCTGTGGCTGCATTCTCTGAGATTCTGTCTGAAGAGAACTATGGTCTGAGGTGACGCTGATGCCACAGTATTTGGTTAGTTTTCCATGCTCATACTGTGATGTCAGCAGCTCAGTATTGGGGCTTCCAGACAGTTTGTTCAGAGTAGCATGCAGTTTTGGTTTAATTGTTGCTACTTTCATCGATGAAATGCCTTGTccttggtgatgatgaagatgattccCCTGCAGGATAATGTGAATTTACTTCCAGAACTGCTGTGCTGGTTGACCAGGATTTGAGGAATTAGTAAAACTTgcttaaaatgtatttagtgGCATTTTACCACCAGAGTTGCTTTAGACACGAAAGAGGTCCGGTGAAGTACGAGCTCCGTTCAACTTCACTAATGTCATGTATAATGCTGAACTGGGCGGTGATGATCATGAACTCCTACAAAAGaatcatctctcttctctcacctGTAGAGGCTTCAGTCCACTACTGAGAGATTTTCTTAGGAAGGCAGCTCAATACAATGTATACAAGTTCTGTACATAGATCTTAGCACATTTGTTTACGATACACATAGATGAtttaatttattgtttatttttgttaatgTTTTGTACGAGCTATTGTAGGTGTGCATGAGTGATGCAGCAGGCAAAGTTAGTTAGCATTGACTAAAGGGAGGGGTGCATTCATGTGGACGTTCATGAGCTGATTGGtccttgttattattatgtatatGTTGGTACTTGGGTGATCAGGAGAAGCACAAGCATTAACTGGCCTCACACTGCGTCCGAGCTTTAGTTTCCCAATGCCTCTTGATTGTCTGTGATTTGCTGCATGTCTGGGGGCCAATACAGATTTGAACTATTGGTATTTGTGCTCTTGAAAGGCTTAATAATAGTTGCATTTCCTGCTGAAGTAGAAGAGTGGAGGTTTGGGTAAAATGAGTTTACAAACCCAGTAAACATTTGAGTGGGCTTGTTGCAGCTCTCATGTGACGTTCTCTTTTAACAGCGACGCTCAATCTCCTCTGCTGTTACcttcattatgaccacctgcctaaTATCTTGTCACTGTCCTGTTTGAAGTCTGcagttgctttgtttttctgaatCGGACCAAGATTAAAGTCAAAATAGGTGCTGGGCTCTATGGTTTTGAAGGGACCTTTCTGCTTTTAGGAGGATTTTGGAGGCATGGATAAGTGCCACTCTGAGCTCATGAACTCCTTCCAAACCTTGGGACTCA encodes the following:
- the cyth2 gene encoding cytohesin-2, whose protein sequence is MTVDSEIFMPKNKAPKMDDLDYIPVDLSPEERSELEDIRRRKGVLLQEIQRLREELREAILEVEGLENSTEGSKTLQKSRHVAMGRKKFNMDPKKGIVFLVENELLRHTSEDIAQFLYKGEGLNKTAIGDYLGERDDFNIKVLQSFVDLHEFTDLNLVQALRQFLWSFRLPGEAQKIDRMMEAFAQRYCHCNPGVFQSTDTCYVLSFAIIMLNTSLHNPNVRDKPGVDRFISMNRGINEGGDLPEELLRNLYDSIKNEPFKIPEDDGNDLTHTFFNPDREGWLLKLGGRVKTWKRRWFILTDNCLYYFEYTTDKEPRGIIPLENLSIREVEDPRKPNCFELYIPNNRGQLIKACKTEADGRVVEGNHMVYRISAPTPEEKDEWIHSIKSAVSVDPFYEMLAARKKRISLKKKEEQP
- the sphk2 gene encoding sphingosine kinase 2 isoform X2, with amino-acid sequence MRSPEPLKSFPAEALLHGQFASWGSGSNSNNNSCPNSPGGPGVLSPAASPTPAPASNYALTLTHTHIHIQRLSPRPGKETRLLLPLSELIGCSCPRAPAPPLLVLYWYPPGKRRKGVSRRRQVRAYLAESRPEAERWSAAIQCLLRGVAVTAETEFSRSLLPRPRRLLLLVNPFSGRGQAMQWCQTHILPMIREANISYNLIQTERQNHARELIREISLPDWDGIIIISGDGLLHEVINGLMERPDWERAIKTPVGILPCGSGNALAGSINHHAGFDMCLREPLLLNCCFLLCRGDVRPMDLVSVTTSPGPSSNSHPAGPRRLFSFLSVAWGFVSDVDIESERYRGLGSARFTLGTLVRIASLRSYKGRLSYLPPPVATSSPDATPPLPRRPLSRSITEGLEGFCRTPIHRTCSDMGISEQRSLRRGEGEREKEERQRERERRRERVRGGGTGVVRASSLMEDREREREGEAEMEAEEEQAGTCSERSGTSSESTEREECGMEREGMLDGIRDEPEDDLEEELRKDGKLQKGSDEGEALMPSTECFNYQDGLQEYRHSLRKNSAPSSQIVNTLYSQEVDVGSDTTYRVEEVDLNGSYYQKEAYPVDVARERALTISSPFRHSPFAYKPRNVDQNQNTSRPRPISLLQHSHSNSLPPKLPSLSLSLSPTPPSSPSCASPHSSSYLAPRPNTPGSSSPSSSLRTPSSSFNFDIAEPAGPHKNRPLFSLPLNLPNDDLLPPLEQPLPTRDWVTIEGDFVLVLALYQSHLGADLHAAPQARFDDGLIHLTFVRAGISRATLLRLFFAMERGTHHTVSSPYVSHVACRAFRLQPLSTRGTLTVDGELVPYGPLQAQVHPSLARLIVGDSGVKITRF
- the sphk2 gene encoding sphingosine kinase 2 isoform X1; translated protein: MRSPEPLKSFPAEALLHGQFASWGSGSNSNNNSCPNSPGGPGVLSPAASPTPAPASNYALTLTHTHIHIQRLSPRPGKETRLLLPLSELIGCSCPRAPAPPLLVLYWYPPGKRRKGVSRRRQVRAYLAESRPEAERWSAAIQCLLRGVAVTAETEFSRSLLPRPRRLLLLVNPFSGRGQAMQWCQTHILPMIREANISYNLIQTERQNHARELIREISLPDWDGIIIISGDGLLHEVINGLMERPDWERAIKTPVGILPCGSGNALAGSINHHAGFDMCLREPLLLNCCFLLCRGDVRPMDLVSVTTSPGPSSNSHPAGPRRLFSFLSVAWGFVSDVDIESERYRGLGSARFTLGTLVRIASLRSYKGRLSYLPPPVATSSPDATPPLPRRPLSRSITEGLEGFCRTPIHRTCSDMGISEQRSLRRGEGEREKEERQRERERRRERVRGGGTGVVRASSLMEDREREREGEAEMEAEEEQAGTCSERSGTSSESTEREECGMEREGMLDGIRDEPEDDLEEELRKDGKLQKGSDEGEALMPSTECFNYQDGLQEYRHSLRKNSAPSSQIVNTLYSQEVDVGSDTTYRVEEVDLNGSYYQKEAYPVDVARERALTISSPFRHSPFAYKPRNVDQNQNTSRPRPISLLQHSHSNSLPPKLPSLSLSLSPTPPSSPSCASPHSSSYLAPRPNTPGSSSPSSSLRTPSSSFNFDIAEPAGPHKNRPLFSLPLNLPNDDLLPPLEQPLPTRDWVTIEGDFVLVLALYQSHLGADLHAAPQARFDDGLIHLTFVRAGISRATLLRLFFAMERGTHHTVSSPYVSHVACRAFRLQPLSTRGTLTVDGELVPYGPLQAQVRIRGASTTNKNVKQLTLCLF